The following are encoded together in the Montipora foliosa isolate CH-2021 chromosome 12, ASM3666993v2, whole genome shotgun sequence genome:
- the LOC137981148 gene encoding uncharacterized protein, giving the protein MGGSWERQIRTVRNIPASMLEESGRQMDDESFRTLMKEIQAIVNSRPLTLNDMSSTDSPQPLTPNHLLTMKTKVLMPPPGVFLREDLYLRKRWRRVQHLANLFWEKWRNEFLQGLQLRKKWTKPQRNVQKGDIVMLKDENVPRNLWRLARIQDVFPSKDCLVRKVKLTIANSSLDKQGRRIVGTQYLERPIHKLVLIMEADWEFPDEDP; this is encoded by the coding sequence ATGGGTGGTTCGTGGGAACGACAGATACGGACAGTTCGAAACATCCCTGCATCTATGCTAGAAGAATCAGGACGTCAGATGGATGATGAGAGTTTTCGGACTCTTATGAAGGAAATCCAAGCCATAGTCAATTCCAGACCCCTTACTCTGAATGACATGTCATCTACTGATTCACCCCAGCCACTGACTCCGAATCATCTGTTAACTATGAAAACCAAGGTATTGATGCCACCCCCAGGCGTTTTCCTGCGAGAAGACCTCTACCTTCGCAAGAGATGGAGAAGGGTTCAACATCTTGCCAACCTATTTTGGGAAAAGTGGAGAAATGAATTCCTTCAAGGCCTCCAGCTGCGGAAGAAATGGACGAAGCCACAACGTAACGTGCAGAAGGGAGACATTGTCATGCTAAAGGATGAGAATGTCCCAAGAAACTTGTGGAGATTAGCAAGAATTCAAGATGTTTTCCCAAGTAAAGATTGCCTCGTCAGGAAGGTGAAACTTACTATAGCCAATTCCAGCCTCGACAAACAAGGACGAAGAATCGTTGGTACTCAATATCTTGAAAGACCAATCCACAAGTTGGTTCTTATCATGGAAGCAGACTGGGAATTCCCCGACGAGGATCCTTGA